In Desulfitobacterium chlororespirans DSM 11544, the following are encoded in one genomic region:
- a CDS encoding HD domain-containing protein, with amino-acid sequence MKSVTIADLKADPIVQGYIEVGNRNLAAIGFTEHGLRHVGLVSSIAYNILEKLGYSERECELAAVAAYLHDIGNVINRSGHAQTGALLSAHILERHAMAPEEIAIVIGAIGNHDESDGNPVSNISAALILADKSDVHRSRVRNQDPATFDIHDRVNYAVEHSFLRVYPKDRVALEITINTEICPVMDYFEIFLARMLLCRRAASFLDTEFELKINEVKLL; translated from the coding sequence ATGAAGTCGGTTACGATAGCTGATTTGAAAGCGGACCCAATCGTTCAAGGCTATATCGAAGTGGGCAACAGAAATCTGGCAGCCATCGGATTTACGGAACATGGCTTGAGACATGTGGGATTAGTGTCCAGTATTGCTTATAATATCCTGGAGAAATTGGGTTACTCGGAACGAGAATGCGAACTTGCGGCAGTAGCCGCTTATCTTCATGATATCGGCAATGTCATCAATCGAAGCGGACACGCTCAGACGGGTGCGCTGCTGTCCGCTCATATTCTGGAGCGTCACGCCATGGCCCCTGAAGAAATTGCCATCGTCATTGGTGCCATTGGCAATCACGACGAAAGCGACGGCAATCCTGTCAGCAATATCTCCGCAGCATTAATCTTAGCGGACAAATCCGACGTGCATCGCTCGCGGGTAAGAAACCAGGACCCGGCAACCTTTGATATTCATGACCGTGTCAATTATGCTGTGGAGCATTCTTTTCTACGGGTTTACCCTAAAGATAGAGTTGCGTTGGAGATTACCATCAATACGGAAATTTGCCCCGTTATGGATTATTTCGAAATATTCTTGGCCCGCATGCTCCTTTGTCGTAGGGCAGCCAGTTTTTTAGACACTGAATTTGAACTTAAAATCAATGAAGTTAAGCTTCTTTAA
- a CDS encoding EcsC family protein, translated as MTYEEHIQSELLRWQKKILRPPGLLEKGSKAIQSKVNGLYPKKFFDTLTATIKGLVRGVLFGLEFIPKGKPIKQAALLERDQKALELLKNYKRVAAAEGAGTGAGGIILGIADFPALIAIKMKFLFELAHIYGYSTVSYKERLYLLFVFQLAFSSQEKRPGVFYKLVHWEETVKEYPELKAMELFDWEQFQVEYRDAIDLRKMLQMLPGIGAVVGAVANYGLLEDLGHVGMNCYRLRILQEEGLIQVDL; from the coding sequence GTGACTTACGAAGAGCATATCCAAAGTGAATTACTGCGGTGGCAAAAGAAAATATTGCGCCCACCGGGTTTGTTGGAAAAGGGATCGAAAGCAATTCAAAGTAAAGTCAACGGACTCTACCCTAAGAAATTTTTTGATACCCTGACGGCCACCATCAAAGGACTGGTTCGCGGGGTACTCTTTGGTCTTGAATTTATACCCAAAGGCAAGCCCATTAAACAGGCCGCTCTCCTGGAAAGGGATCAGAAGGCCTTGGAACTGCTCAAGAATTACAAACGAGTGGCGGCAGCAGAAGGCGCTGGAACAGGTGCTGGGGGAATCATACTGGGTATAGCGGATTTTCCCGCTCTGATCGCTATTAAAATGAAATTTCTTTTCGAACTTGCTCATATCTATGGGTATTCCACGGTCAGCTATAAAGAACGGTTATACCTGCTGTTTGTTTTCCAATTGGCCTTTTCCAGCCAGGAGAAACGCCCGGGGGTGTTCTACAAACTGGTCCATTGGGAGGAAACAGTCAAAGAGTATCCGGAGTTAAAAGCCATGGAACTCTTCGATTGGGAGCAGTTCCAGGTGGAATATCGGGATGCCATCGATCTGCGAAAAATGCTCCAAATGCTGCCGGGAATCGGGGCGGTGGTTGGTGCTGTAGCCAATTATGGTTTACTAGAGGATTTGGGCCATGTGGGCATGAATTGCTACCGGTTAAGGATTCTTCAGGAAGAAGGACTTATCCAAGTGGATTTATAA